From the Desertifilum tharense IPPAS B-1220 genome, one window contains:
- a CDS encoding FAD/NAD(P)-binding oxidoreductase, translated as MVTSTPQQSPLPAISKTLHHQIAIVGGGAAGIMTASLLLKNNSALDIAIIDPSDKHYYQPGWTLTGGGVFQLQDTVRNQRDLIPQSTTWIQDRVIQLDPDNQAILTQTGHKIEYEYLIVCPGIQLDWHLIQGLPEALGKNGVTSNYSADYAPYTWELIRNFQGGNALFTFPNTPIKCGGAPQKVMYMADDTFRSKSGVRQRTNVQFFSPLTQMFAVPEYSALLDRVIEEREIEVKFRHNLKAIKAETQEALFDLYDDRGNIVDEVSYPYDLLHVAPPQSAPDFIKNSPLALPHSPYGWVDVDRYTLQHNRYRNVFSLGDASSLPTSKTAAAARKQAPVVAENVLALIDSKPLLRHYDGYTCCPLITGYDKTIMAEFDGYRGTPLSSFPLNPVKERWIMWKMKTTVLPWVYWHRMLKGEPFEGDYLKPIQWKKR; from the coding sequence ATGGTAACATCAACTCCCCAACAGTCCCCGCTCCCCGCTATTAGCAAAACGCTGCATCACCAAATTGCGATCGTTGGAGGCGGGGCCGCTGGAATTATGACGGCTTCCCTATTGCTCAAAAACAACAGCGCCCTAGATATTGCCATCATCGATCCATCGGACAAACACTACTATCAACCCGGTTGGACGCTGACTGGAGGAGGCGTCTTTCAGCTTCAAGACACCGTTAGAAATCAGCGCGATTTGATTCCCCAATCTACCACTTGGATTCAAGATCGAGTCATCCAGTTAGATCCAGATAACCAAGCCATCTTGACTCAAACGGGTCACAAAATTGAGTATGAATACTTAATTGTCTGTCCCGGTATTCAACTCGATTGGCACCTCATTCAAGGACTGCCAGAAGCACTTGGTAAAAATGGCGTCACCAGCAACTATTCTGCCGATTATGCGCCCTACACCTGGGAACTGATCCGCAACTTTCAAGGGGGAAATGCTCTCTTTACCTTTCCCAACACGCCAATTAAATGTGGAGGCGCGCCGCAAAAAGTCATGTACATGGCAGACGACACCTTTCGCAGCAAATCAGGCGTCCGCCAGCGTACAAACGTCCAGTTTTTCTCCCCCTTAACCCAAATGTTTGCCGTACCGGAGTATTCAGCACTCCTAGATAGAGTGATTGAAGAGCGAGAAATTGAGGTGAAATTTCGGCATAACCTCAAAGCGATTAAAGCCGAAACCCAAGAAGCCCTCTTCGATCTCTATGACGATCGCGGCAATATTGTGGATGAAGTCAGTTATCCCTATGACCTCCTCCATGTTGCGCCCCCCCAAAGCGCCCCTGACTTTATTAAAAACAGCCCCCTCGCCTTACCCCATAGTCCTTACGGCTGGGTGGATGTCGATCGCTACACGCTACAACACAACCGCTATCGCAACGTCTTTAGCTTAGGCGATGCCTCTTCGCTGCCCACCTCCAAAACGGCGGCCGCCGCTCGCAAACAAGCCCCCGTCGTTGCTGAAAATGTACTGGCGTTAATCGACTCCAAACCGTTATTACGCCACTATGACGGCTACACCTGCTGTCCGTTAATTACAGGCTATGACAAAACCATCATGGCGGAATTTGATGGCTATCGCGGTACGCCGCTTTCTAGCTTTCCGCTCAATCCCGTCAAAGAGCGCTGGATTATGTGGAAGATGAAGACAACCGTCTTACCCTGGGTCTATTGGCATCGGATGCTCAAAGGGGAGCCATTTGAGGGAGATTATCTCAAGCCGATCCAGTGGAAAAAGCGCTAA